From a single Phragmites australis chromosome 7, lpPhrAust1.1, whole genome shotgun sequence genomic region:
- the LOC133925359 gene encoding RNA-binding KH domain-containing protein RCF3-like, with amino-acid sequence MVSPRRAVVHADVGVDVKLTDIIVGSDERVVIVTSREGPDHELFPAQGALLHIQTHIVDLGPDKDNIITTRLLVPSSEIACFEGRDGSLSDIQRQTSANVQILPREDLPSCSLESDELIQIVGGIRTARNALMQVTTNLRSYLYREMSGPIQASNSNVHGSISPAMGSPRGPYQGNDFPMASYQQAPQLTTSWHSKDNGGSASGSFELGSNISDDIRQSTAKRLAVPLVTRSTLEVVIPKSAVASLTMRAGSKLAQIIEMSGATVTLAEDRPDVIEKVVRISDTPEQADKAQSLLQGFILSMTTSRMKKPVLQIDRVTSLWKEADVPIFSTGHCFAGLRDSGKQGLLSTASASFGWHSSDADGHPKGYTGDMAYATMLRVLPVHKRMKALTTS; translated from the exons GGCCCAGACCATGAGCTTTTCCCAGCTCAGGGAGCACTGCTGCACATCCAAACTCATATTGTAGACCTTGGCCCTGACAAGGATAACATTATCACAACAAGACTACTTGTACCTTCAAGTGAAATTGCTTGCTTTGAGGGAAGAGATGGATCACTATCTGATATACAGAGACAGACTAGTGCAAACGTACAGATATTACCAAGAGAGGATCTTCCATCTTGCTCTCTAGAGTCTGATGAACTCATACAG ATTGTCGGAGGGATTAGAACCGCTCGGAATGCTCTTATGCAAGTAACTACAAATTTAAGGAGTTACCTATACCGTGAGATGTCTGGTCCTATTCAAGCTAGCAACAGTAATGTACATGGATCCATTTCTCCAGCAATGGGCTCGCCTAGAGGACCATACCAGGGAAATGATTTTCCAATGGCGTCTTACCAACAAGCACCACAACTGACAACTTCATGGCATTCGAAG GATAATGGAGGCAGTGCAAGTGGATCATTTGAGCTAGGTAGCAACATTAGTGATGATATCAGGCAAAGTACTGCAAAACG ATTGGCCGTTCCTCTAGTGACTAGAAGCACATTAGAAGTTGTCATACCAAAGAGTGCTGTTGCAAGCCTCACCATGAGGGCTGGTAGCAAGCTTGCCCAAATAATTGAG ATGTCTGGTGCCACTGTGACGCTTGCTGAAGATAGACCTGATGTCATTGAGAAAGTTGTTCGAATATCTGATACCCCCGAGCAGGCTGACAAAGCTCAGAGTTTACTGCAGGGATTTATTCTCAGCA TGACGACAAGCCGGATGAAGAAGCCGGTTCTCCAAATCGACCGCGTGACTAGCCTGTGGAAAGAGGCCGACGTCCCCATCTTCAGCACTGGCCACTG CTTCGCGGGGCTGCGCGACTCTGGGAAACAAGGGCTCCTCTCAACTGCAAGTGCTTCGTTTGGTTGGCACTCTTCCGACGCTGATGGACATCCGAAAGGTTACACCGGCGACATGGCCTACGCGACGATGCTACGTGTGCTCCCTGTGCACAAGAGGATGAAAGCATTGACCACCTCCTGA
- the LOC133923904 gene encoding eukaryotic translation initiation factor 1A: protein MPKNKGKGGKNRKRGKNEADDDKRELVFKEDGQEYAQVTRMLGNGRCEAICVDGTRRLCHIRGKMHKKVWIAAGDIVLVGLRDYQDDKADVILKYMNDEARLLKAYGELPETLRLNEGVDVDGPEGDEGDSDYIQFEDEDIDKI, encoded by the coding sequence ATGCCGAAGAACAAGGGGAAGGGAGGCAAGAACCGCAAGAGGGGAAAGAACGAGGCCGACGACGACAAGCGCGAGCTGGTGTTCAAGGAGGACGGGCAGGAGTACGCGCAGGTGACCCGCATGCTCGGCAACGGGCGGTGCGAGGCCATCTGCGTCGACGGCACGCGCCGCCTCTGCCACATCCGGGGTAAGATGCACAAGAAGGTCTGGATCGCCGCCGGGGACATCGTCCTCGTCGGCCTCCGCGACTACCAGGACGACAAGGCCGACGtcatcctcaagtacatgaacGACGAGGCCAGGCTGCTCAAGGCCTACGGGGAGCTCCCCGAGACGCTCAGGCTCAACGAGGGCGTCGACGTCGATGGGCCCGAGGGCGACGAGGGCGACAGCGACTACATCCAGTTCGAGGACGAGGACATCGACAAGATCTAA